A region of Thermococcus argininiproducens DNA encodes the following proteins:
- a CDS encoding saccharopine dehydrogenase family protein: protein MKFFVAGAGMMGKAIVEDLIQQEDVLEIIVNDVSKRNLENMVAWLKKLGVFDEKKIKLQMIDVTKKEEFVRFLKDGDFDVAINALPHEFSVLALKAYIEAGISAVDLAFEPDQIPLHESAKERGISIIPGCGVAPGLSNMLVGYGAANLDVIHKISIKVGGLPQKPLPPLEYRVVFHLNSVWNEYMRPARVIRNRKLERVPALSGVEPIEFPGIGELECFYTDGISTLPLTFKDALEIEEKTIRYPGHAQKIKALIECGLLDTTPIEIEGVKITPRSFLTKLLTPKLMLGDEKDLTVMRVEVSGLKGEKELQYVFDLIDYYDENKNLTSMARTTGYTGAIVAYLMAKGEIKERGVIPPEKLGMNKLLFERILSELEKREIHIKETSIVIKDIS, encoded by the coding sequence ATGAAATTTTTTGTCGCCGGAGCTGGAATGATGGGCAAAGCAATAGTAGAGGATTTAATCCAGCAAGAGGATGTCTTGGAAATCATTGTGAATGATGTCTCTAAAAGAAATTTAGAAAATATGGTGGCATGGTTAAAAAAATTAGGGGTTTTTGATGAAAAGAAAATAAAACTTCAGATGATCGATGTAACTAAAAAAGAAGAGTTTGTCAGATTTTTGAAAGATGGGGATTTTGACGTGGCTATAAACGCACTTCCTCATGAGTTTAGTGTCCTTGCACTAAAAGCATATATTGAAGCTGGAATCAGTGCAGTCGATCTTGCTTTTGAACCTGACCAAATACCACTTCATGAGTCTGCTAAAGAACGCGGGATATCGATCATACCTGGGTGTGGCGTAGCTCCAGGCCTTAGTAATATGTTAGTAGGGTATGGAGCAGCAAATCTCGATGTCATTCACAAAATCTCTATAAAAGTGGGAGGGCTACCTCAAAAACCGCTCCCTCCACTTGAATATAGAGTGGTCTTTCATCTTAACAGCGTGTGGAACGAATATATGAGACCAGCTAGGGTAATCCGTAATAGAAAATTAGAGAGAGTTCCAGCACTTTCTGGTGTAGAACCAATAGAATTTCCGGGGATCGGTGAACTGGAATGTTTCTACACAGATGGTATTTCAACACTTCCATTGACATTTAAAGATGCTTTGGAAATAGAAGAAAAAACGATTAGGTATCCGGGACATGCTCAAAAGATAAAGGCCTTGATAGAATGTGGCCTTCTTGATACCACTCCTATTGAAATAGAAGGGGTTAAAATTACTCCTAGGAGCTTTTTAACAAAGCTTCTAACTCCAAAACTTATGTTGGGAGACGAAAAAGATCTTACTGTAATGCGTGTTGAAGTCTCTGGACTTAAGGGAGAAAAGGAACTCCAGTACGTGTTTGATTTAATTGACTATTATGACGAAAACAAGAATCTCACATCCATGGCAAGGACAACTGGATACACAGGGGCTATTGTAGCTTACTTGATGGCTAAGGGAGAAATAAAAGAAAGGGGTGTAATTCCTCCTGAAAAATTGGGCATGAATAAGCTTCTTTTCGAAAGAATATTGTCAGAGCTAGAAAAAAGAGAGATACACATCAAGGAGACTTCTATTGTTATTAAAGACATATCATAA
- a CDS encoding Lrp/AsnC family transcriptional regulator, which yields MEGTPMKDINEDPFILKILKELYKNSKITYKEISEKLGISPVACYNRVQALRNAGVIRKYTIDVDPKKLGYPVKTLIELKVEYSASSKIVERLQNYPHISKIYIISGEKDAIIEAYFRDVEEITPFLKKIREICPEIRETVTHLVLGEGINSEGWW from the coding sequence ATGGAGGGAACTCCGATGAAAGATATTAATGAAGATCCCTTCATACTGAAAATTTTGAAAGAATTATACAAGAATTCTAAAATTACATACAAAGAAATAAGTGAGAAACTCGGGATAAGTCCAGTAGCATGTTACAACCGAGTGCAAGCTTTGCGCAATGCAGGAGTTATACGGAAATACACTATAGATGTGGACCCCAAAAAGTTGGGATATCCAGTAAAGACATTAATAGAACTGAAGGTAGAGTATAGTGCTAGCTCAAAAATAGTTGAGAGATTACAGAATTACCCCCATATTTCAAAAATATATATCATCTCTGGAGAAAAAGATGCCATAATCGAAGCATATTTTCGAGATGTTGAGGAGATTACACCTTTCCTAAAGAAAATTAGAGAGATCTGCCCAGAAATTAGAGAAACAGTTACACATTTAGTCCTCGGAGAAGGAATAAACTCTGAAGGTTGGTGGTAG
- the mtnP gene encoding S-methyl-5'-thioadenosine phosphorylase, whose amino-acid sequence MVRIAIIGGSGVYDPKLLENLREEIVKTPYGDIKVKIGTYKGEEVAFLARHGEKHSVPPHKINYRANIWGLHKLGVERILSTSAVGSLNEAMKPGDFVILDQLIDFTKNRTYTFYDGEDAPHGRKFVAHVDFTDPYCPELRDSLIRAARELGFSYHPRGTYAAMEGPRFETRAEIRALRILGADVVGMTQSPEAILARELEMCYASVAIVTNYAAGISKTKLTHSEVVELMQQKSEEIKLLLMRAVEYIPKIRRCTCKDALKGATGE is encoded by the coding sequence ATGGTAAGAATAGCCATAATCGGTGGATCAGGAGTATATGACCCAAAACTTCTTGAAAATTTGAGAGAAGAGATTGTGAAGACTCCTTATGGGGATATTAAAGTCAAGATTGGGACGTATAAAGGAGAGGAAGTAGCATTTTTGGCAAGACATGGAGAAAAACACAGTGTCCCTCCCCACAAGATAAACTACCGGGCTAACATATGGGGGTTGCATAAGCTTGGTGTTGAGAGAATACTATCAACTTCGGCAGTGGGTTCATTAAATGAGGCTATGAAACCTGGGGATTTTGTAATACTAGATCAGCTGATAGATTTTACCAAGAATAGGACGTACACGTTCTATGATGGCGAAGATGCACCTCATGGAAGGAAATTTGTGGCTCATGTTGATTTCACAGACCCTTACTGTCCAGAGCTTAGGGACTCTTTAATTAGGGCTGCAAGAGAGCTTGGCTTCAGCTACCATCCAAGGGGAACTTATGCTGCAATGGAAGGCCCAAGGTTTGAAACAAGGGCTGAAATTAGGGCCTTGAGAATATTGGGTGCAGATGTTGTAGGGATGACACAGTCACCTGAAGCTATCTTAGCTAGAGAACTAGAAATGTGCTATGCTAGCGTTGCTATAGTGACTAACTACGCCGCAGGGATAAGCAAAACTAAGCTTACTCATTCAGAAGTTGTTGAACTTATGCAGCAGAAAAGTGAGGAGATTAAGCTTCTTCTCATGAGGGCCGTTGAGTATATTCCAAAGATTAGGAGATGTACGTGCAAAGATGCTTTAAAAGGTGCTACTGGAGAGTGA